Genomic DNA from Macadamia integrifolia cultivar HAES 741 chromosome 6, SCU_Mint_v3, whole genome shotgun sequence:
GCTCCAGCCTCTTGGCCCGCAGGCAATTCCCTGTaatgaagaaagaaccaaaaaataaaaacagtaaTTCTATCATTTGAAATGGATTATATCTTCagtaattttattttgggataaAAGTGTgcccaaactctctctctctctctctcgctctctctctctctccttcctcggTGGAAAAGACCCCCTGCCCTCTTGTGTCCAGCCCTGCATGCATAACTAGTGCATGCTGCTAGTTTACTGAAAGCTAGCAGCATGCCCAACCCTTTCcctcttatattttttataaaaccatgaATGAGTGCCTTGGGAAAAAAATCAATGTATCACTTAAAATCCTTTAGaaactaaattaaaatttaaataatttcatGAAACTGTACTCTTAAGCTATCATGTCCATTTCTCGACAGACAAGGTCATGAGGGTGAGAAGGCAATAATATGCATTATCTAAATTACTGATGTATTTTCCAGCAGTAACTTTTACTGTTTTTTATTTGCCAGGAAAAGATAGGGTCAAATCCTTTCTGAACCCTTTAAAGTTAGGTAAAGAACCAACCCAGAAATCTTTTTAGAGGGTAAGTCTGAGGTCATTACCTGACTTCAGTGCAAGTGTTGGCATCCCCAAACAGTTTTCACCTCTTCAGGAAGATTGTTGCATCCTCTAAACATATGAAGAAGttgtaataaataaattctATTCTTCTATTCTGTCTCAGCTTCTTCACCGTCAAAGGGGAATCCTCCCagaccatcatcatcatcatttgctGGCTGGTTAACCTTACTGCGCCTCAATATCTCGCCCTCTTCAACCATTACatcagaaacagaattgaatcTTAAACGACTCCGGAGTGTTTGTTGCTTGTTGGGCCAATAATTTAATGTTATTTCTCCACCATCATCGTTGACGTATGACCACTTAAAGAAATCTGGTACCATCAAGTCACACGAATTAGACTTTTTCTGGTCAGGTTCTCTGTTCTTGAACAAGATCTCACAGAATTTCACAGTGGCTTGGTATGTACCGATATCTAAAATTTCAACGGCATCCTTCTCTTGCAACGGAATCCCAAACCAGTCAAAGCCCTTACCCCCTGAAAATAAGGGTTGTATTTCAATGTGGATAACACACTAGACCGACAGTGTTCCTCCTCCCGTAATTTATATATGAGTTGATCGGTTCAAGAgcaaatcagaatcaaatcatGTCAATGTGATTAACATTATTTCAGATTATAAAAGCAAGAACAGGAAACAAGTAGCAATTGCAACAGGGACTCACTTTCTGCAACCTCCTACTAATTGGATGGCGTGGTCTTCATGATCGAAATAGCATTTGCCACTCATTGACTAAGCTGATCACAGAAACAAACATATAAAAAGttagaatttctttttcttctcaggGTGACCTGAACAAATTAGAAGGATGTATTAAAAGCTAAGTAGGTTCAAATGACCTGCTTGTGCTTGGCATGGACATATCGCCAGAAAATAAAACCCCCATAACCATTGTGAGTGAAAAAGTTGAACTCGGGCAACATAAGAGAAGGACTAGCTAGGTGGAAGAGAACGAGGCCTCATCACACAATGTCCATGCTGAAACAGTAGCAGAAACAATCCTCAAACAATTTTTCATGGCCACAAAGCAATTGCATTATCTGACCCAATGATCCCTCACTCCAGAATCAACAGCTGTCTAGAAGAAATGTCTCCAGAGACTTCATCTTCGATGTCTGTTTCTTGCTGGTTGGGTCAATAATTTAATGTCACTACACCATCATCGTACACCTATGACCAATTGAAGTAATTTGCTACTATCAAGGCACTCGAATTCTGATCCAATATGGTCTCATCCTTCAGGCTTTTAGATTGTTTGGCGTGAACCTTTTTCCACTTTGAACTTTTGAGCCAGAGATGTAAGGAAACTGAAATTACAACGGATAGTTATTCCATTGTGAATTTCCTACTAAATTCTATTGGAAAGAACTAATAAGATCAAAAGGTGGATATTGTACCTTCATATTGTTTGTGctaaaaaaatttttttccaataataTAGGCTTTGTGATGAGATTGTATGTGTTCATATCAATTTCCCTTGCATCACCCCCAAACTTGAGAGGTGATTTGGCCATAGACCATAGAGTCATCTGTACCAAAGAAAATTTAGTCACCTCCCCCCAAGAAAAACAGAATTCTACAACGCCCACAACTTGAAAGGATGTCAGGAATTAGGTCATTACAGATCTCACCCACATACCTGAGTTCTTTGCTCATCTAAATTGAGATTGGATGGTCTATGTGGCCCTTCTTTGGCAcctagtataaaaaaaaaatattcatattaATTGAATTTTAGCTTTTGTTTCATCAAGGTATCTACCTTGAAAActcaattatgaaaaatttCAAGCTAAACCCGAATATTAagtgcctttttttttggaaaaatattagtaaattagaaagaaaagggaagagatagAAATTAGATAGTTCATTATATCTTTAAGATGGTTCCAATTTCACTTCAAGAGAAAATAACCAGGAAAGCAGTAATAATAATTTGGTTCTATGGTCATGGACTATTAGTCTCTTATCTTCAGACCTTGGCCAGAACTTtgtttatgaaaacaaaagattGACAAGAGAGTTTTTCTTAAGATTCATTTTGATTGTGTCCTTTGTTTACATTTTGTAGTTATATGcccttttctcatcttctttaacAGGGAAAGACAGTTAATCTTACTCAGCAGATCAGCATTCAATGAAAACTTGTCGAAAGATATATTTATCCTATATATTGGATAGCGTTCAAATCCAACTATTGTGGAGTGTTCAGGGTAACTATGTGATGGTTTGAATTGGAGAGTggaaacaatataaataataagGCATATCAGACTAGTCTCAAAAAATTTGTTTATGCATAATTGAGAAAGCAAGGGAGATGGAAGAGGTAAAAGAGTTCAGTGCTATGGTTTTGGCCTGAAACATGAGCTATTTGCTTGTCCAACCTCTGATCTTCtcataatgaagaagaaaatgaattatGCCCCATGGACATAAGTCAAAAGGCCAAGCTACTTAAATCTGTTTATATGTGTGTTTACTTTGATTCTTCCcacttctctttttgtttggcTTTCGTTAATTGTGAGTGATTGTAAATCTCAGAAGTTATAAGCTAAAGCTTTATACCCAAGTCTCACCTGGATCAGTAAGCTGCCCCAGTGGTAGCATATCTAAGTCATGCCACCATTAGCAAAGTCACTGTTACAAAAGTTCACCTGTGCATTGGAAAGCTCACAAGCACAGAACTAATATATGGACCTAAGACTACTGAATGATCaatacaaaaatatttgaagaacACAGTTTACCTTGATACACTGAAATGTCCCGCTACGTCTTCCCACTTATCCCAATCATCTGCAGTTATCCTATACATATTCACGAAATTATTTACATTCTTGGCCATGGCAGGTGTTGCATGGGTTCCGGGAGAGATGGAATACACGATGGGGCGGTCAAGCTCCCTCAAGATCTGCAATTAATAATTAGACTAATTCAGTCTCCTTCAGATGAGAATAGTCTAAACTGGTACAGAACTAACAAGTTCAGTAGAATAGGATTGTTAGAATTCACCTCTGACACAGTTCTTATCTCATCTACATCCAAGTCATCACCAAAAATGCAGTCATGCTTtactgccaaaaaaaaataaaaatttatagcCCTTTTCATTTACACTGATCAAGATCATTAAAACAAAGACTTGTCAAATGGATGCAATTAAATTTTACCAAAATCCACGCCCCATGCCGCATACTGGTGATATAATGACCTCAAAAAGGCTTTTCCAGCTCCTGAATTGGTATCTACAAGCGTGAAACACTGTGACATCCAAGAACAAGCCCTGTCTCCACGTCCTATATCATGAGCATTAAATTGTTTACCAGACTCCTCGTAAGGACCTCCCTAACAGGAACACATGCAAATGAAGGTCCAAACAGTTAGTTCCAATTGAGTTCTAGAATCAAAATGCCAAGTTCATTAATTAGTTgaatcttcctttcccttttggTGTGTTCAAGAAATAATGGCTTATCCTATTGTAACTAACTATTGAAGCACCATATGATTAGTTAACCTTGTTACCTATTGATGTTTGAATAATTGGACCCTTATAAACTTTGAagccattctttttctttcacagtttcaaaatgaatttcttttacTAGTTTGGGACTTCTCTTTGGTCTTTATTTTACTCCACATTGCAAGTGGAAGATAAATTTAATAAGACTTTACAGGGCAGGGCAGGGGAATGGCAAGGGgattgggggggtgggggggtgtggTTCTTGTGGCAAAGATTTGTTGATTTTCCAGGGGGTTAAATACTGCTTAAGGACAGTGCCCTGTAACATGCTTAAACAGCATCCTTTCCAGGTTTTCTGCAACTGGGTTCTACTATAACTACATTTTATTTGAGTTTACAGTTCACCAGGCATGAGTGAAGTTTAAAACAACCCTAATTTTGAAGAATATGGCATCATTTAATAcccaaaggaaagaagaaagagaatgaaattgtatgatagggaagaagaacaagacctTTGTGACGTCCAAGATTGGTGTATTTGCATTGACTGCCTGTGTACTTATTCCCCTCATGACATGAATCCCAAACTTCAAACCCATGGCATGAACTTTCTTGGCTACTTCAGAAAACCCTTTACCACCCTTAGAAGAAGGCCATCTGTCTGGATCAGGGATCACTCTCCCCCATTCATCTATCACATCATATCCAGCTGAATCTACTGAAGAACCATCTACATTCCTTCTATACCAGAGGAAATCAACCACAACATACTACAAAATAGGGAGGGaccagaagaaaaaagagaagtttTAAAAGTGTCAGTAAAAGTTTTAATTATGATATTAATTGTTGATGGAGTAATATAACAATCGTTTCAGTTACTTTATTTTGTGTAGATGTTATAATTTTAAAGTCTCAAACCTTATATCCATGAGCAAGTAGACTGTGAGAGATGATTTCTGCATTTCTTAGGAAGTCTTCTTCTGATATGATCCAAGAAAAGGAGTCATATGAGTTCCAGCCTCTTGGAGGGGTGTCTGCATCTTGTCCTGCTGGCAAAGCTTCAGATAGTTCCCTGTAATGTAATTGATAAACTCAGCTCTTACCATATTCTCTAGGAACCCATTCAACACAAGGaacaaagaaccaaaaaataaaaacaataattcTATCAGAGTATCAGGGATGGTTTCTTAATAGTTTTGTATAACAAAACATGACATTTGATTTGTCTGAATAATAGAATATGATATTCAGATACTAGTAAATCTATTTCTTATATGCTATCCTTAAGTCcatatatttacataaaatgcaAATTTAAGTCCATTTTGTTGATAATTTCATAAAATGAGAGCTTCAACTCCTAATCCTATGGAACTAAGTAGAATCAGAAATGGTTTGAAACCCATTGATTGCCTACAAAAAAAAGTTCAGTGAATCACTTAAACTTATCGTTATAATACTGATAatcaagagaaaagagaaaagagaaacagTGGCTAAGATGGCATACCTTAGAAGAAGACCAAAAAATAAGAGggagatgaaaaagaagaatctcatGGTTCTATGACTGTGTCAGCTAGCTCCTCAGACAAACGATGAGGATGAGAAAGGCAAAATAAATAGCCTAAACTGTTTCTCAATAGCTCTATCGTTATCTAACTTTTaaccatttttggtaagcaatTATGGATTTagggggaaaaaatatatatccatATATCCATATAAGTATTAAAGAAAGAATGCTTAACATTACCATTGAGAAAGAACTAAATAAGGGATGTAATGAGGTTTTTTCCTCATTAAGTGATGGCCAATCAATCCAAATTATACCCAATTAAATGTTCCTTCCTTGAATATGAGAatctcttgcaaaagtaaatcAAAACATActtaaaatgagaaaaagattaTCATATCACATCTCATCCGGATAATCATGTGGCGACACATATGTTTTCTATGTTATTTGAATTTAGTTAATCATAGCAACACCCATGGGTAACCTGCAGAAACAATTCTACGAACAGAAAGGTGTTTTACTATTTTAGTAGTTAATCTTGCTCATTGTATTGATATGCATCTCAAGTGCTTTCCAGCTATTGGATGCGCGCTGGAGAGAATCTGGATCCACGGTTATATGACTCATTGttctatttgatttgattgggtAATTTAGCTGCCTGATAGGTGTTGTAAACTTGTAATCATTGCCCTTTGGATTTTAAGGGGGTGGCCAGTTATATTGAGGGGTAGCTCACCATGTTATGACCAATTTACCTAAAATATGGAGGATATATTTTTCCACCGAATTGTCCTTAAGTCATGGTGTAGGGGGAATCTCTTGATTGTGGGACTTCAAACTTGCATGGGAGGCTATCGAGAgagtattttagaaaatatactaaaaccctatagtTGTTTGTAAACCCTAAGATCATGTGGTGAATCTCCCACACAGTAGAAAAAAACTTTctcctaaaattttcaaatagttTTGATTAGCTCATTGAAGGGATATGAAATAAGAATAGCCCACTGACAGCTTATTTACCTGATGTGCACCAAATTTATTTAGGCTGAGTTTGGGCCAGTATGAGTTGAACTTGGGCCCAAATCTGACCCAAATCAAACCTAACGAATACAAATATTGGCTGGCTTATGAGtccaactctccttggggcttATGGATTCCACACACATACATCTGTAGAGCTGGTAATTAGTACCTTTTTACCCACTTACATGTTTTACCCCGCCACCCCTAATTTGCAGGTAAGGTGACTAAGGTGGCTCTAAATAGTCCAGAGTGGCAAACAAGATCCTTGTAGCTAGCCACATTTAACTGAGCGAAGGCTTAATTGAGCTGAGTAAAATTAGATTATATTAGCATGAATACACTTAATAATCCAAGTACTAAGATGCACCCATTTAGTAGCACTAAAGttaatttttctatttgatgTTGAAACTTGATTTGTGAATAAGGGACCTTGGGGATGTTATTAAAATATCTACAAAATCCAGAATGCTTTTTTTGGTGAGCCGTTCAAGAAAATAATTGGGGCATAACAAAATGCCCTCCTGAGTGGGTCATGCAAGAtaccatttctcttcttttatacGGTAATTAAACTgtggatttaacaaaataataataataataataataataataataataataataataataataataataataataatcaactATGGTCTATAAATTAAGTTGTTTCAACATAAAGTAAGCCTATTCACAAGTTAATATGATGAGCTAGAAAGGTTATATATATTTCCACTCAACACTAATtaaatttatattgatttttttttcctgataaatTTTGCTGTCATATTAGTTGTTAAAACTGAAAAAGCCATTCATAAATACATATAAtccattggttaacccaaaaaaaaaaaaaaaaaatacatataatcCATTGACAAGCCTAGTACTATACCCAAAGCCCAATCAAAGGCCATATCTAAatgtccaattttgaatttttatttttaatttaaaacgAAAATCATAGGTTGAAACATGAAATGCAAGTAATATGCATTACCCAGAGTACTGATTTATTCTTATGTCCTACCACCGAAGTTTGAAAACTCGAAAAAATGAGTTACGAGTCGTGAACATTTAAACAAGGAAAATTTTACTGATAAATATgaagtaaaattttacatccatcaaaaatttccatcttagaaaacaaataatgaaaattattattttactgtaaaacttgttttattgatgattttagGCTAAAAAGAAACCGTAAAGAACCAACCCAAACATATGCCTCTAAGAGGATAAGTGTGAGGTCATTACCTGATGTCAGTGTTGGCATTTGCAAGGACATTTGAGTTATTACATATTAAGTTGATCCTGATCCAACAGAGAATATTTCAGTTGAAGAAAGGCACCACCCCATGATCTTGTCGGGGAAGTAGTTGGTTGCTGCAACAAGGATCCCATAGAAAGGTTAGATTAGAATGTAAGAAGATTCTCATTCAACTGACTTGGTTGTGCTTGGTGTTCATACCAGTAACATATTGCTAGAAAAATGAATCCTCCGTAGCCATTTCTAGGAATCATCAAATCGACCAATATAGAGTTCGAGGTTAATCGGAGCCATTTCTAGTAGCAGTGCTTGCTTGTTCATCATTTGTCGGGTGATTAACCTCACTATTCAAAGCCAAGCTAAAAGAAGGACCCGTTGCCTCATCATCGTTGTGATTAGGAAGACGAGGTCTCTTGCTAGGCCTTAACATCTCTCCATCTTCCACCATTACAGCAGTAGCATTGcatgtttgttcatcatttgttGGGTGATTAACCTCGCTATTCAAAGCCAGGCTAAGAGAAGGACCCGTTGCTTCATCATCATTGAGATCAGGAAGACGAGGTCTCTTGCTAGGCCTCAACATCTCTCCATCTTTCACCATTACATGAAAAACAGAATCTAaacaactcaagaaatctaCTGTATGGAAAATGTTattcctctccttttcttcttcggtattgtcattgtcattgtcagagGGAGATGCCAATACTACacatggtgatggtggtggtggtggtggtgatgacgaTGTTGTTAAAGCCAGGGTAAGAAGGTATGAACATGATGATGCCTCCTCGTCCTTGTAGTTTCTTGTAGCCCTCGTTAAcacttcctctttctcctctttttctttagGAACATAATTTGATCCTTCAACCTCCTCTCGTGGCCAGCATGCTAAGCTCGTCTTAGAGAAGGAGGACTTGATGCCTCATCATCGTTGTCTTGAAGACTCTGAATCACTTCTTCGTTCCCCACTACTTCAGAAACAGGGTCAAATCCCatacaactcaagaaatcttGCAAGTGGGGCCAATAATTTAATGTCACTACTCCACCATCGTCATACACGTATGGCCAATTGAATAAATCTGCTACCATTGAGGCACTCCAATTAGGGATTTTCTGGTCAGGTTCCCCGTTCTTGAACAATACCTTACAGAATTTCACAGTGGCGCTGTTGTATGTACTGATATCTAAAATCTCAATGGCATCTTTTTCTTGCAACGGAATCCCAAACCAATCAAAGCCTTTGAAACGGTGAATGTAGATTGTATCTCGCTCAGTTGAATACTCGATATCCTTAATTCTGAGACTATGAAAACACctgatttttttatcttttttgtgGATACAAGCGGAAACATCTATAGTTATGTCCGATAGATTATCAAACTCTTCCAACGTGAGATCGTAGTAGAGGGAGCAGGAGAATTCCAAAACAAGGCAAAGAATTAACCCATTATTATCGATCCCATCATTGGCAGTCAAGGAATAATTATAACAAAGTTCCAGTGACCTGTTGAATGGTAAAAGCGTTCCCTGCAAATAATCAGGAAAAAAGAAACCCGAGCCGTCAATAATCAAAGtattaaattaataattaacagTTTTTAATAGGTCCAATTAATTTTAGGAGAAAACATACCTGTATCTTCTTTGGAGTATGTGTCAAGTTATAACTGCCTTGTACATACATGTCTTCCAACGATTCTATTCCCTCAAGGCCTGGAATCTCCTCTAGCTTTTCGCAATTCATAAGCTTTACTGTTGTCAAATTTTTCAGCTTTGACAAATCTGGAAGTCGTACCAATGAAACACAATTTTTACAACAAAGTTCAACTAAACTTGAAGGAAGCTCCGGGAGGTATTCCAACTTCTCGCATTCATGAATATTTAATTTCTTCAAGGTTTTCAAGGGTGACATATCGACTTGGAAGGATTCAAGCCTCCTCAGCGAATTGATTTCCAGCTCCACTAAATTTGGGGGCATTGAAAAATCATCAGGAAATTtagtaattttcattttattcagGTTAATGCTATCTAAACATCTCATTCCTCCCATTGATCTTGGTAGCTTCACTAGTTCAGTACAACCTGTCAAATCTAATTTCTCAAGCTTCTCTAATACTCCAACACCATCGCCCAATTTCTTGAGTGATTCgcaataaagaagaataagctCTTTGAGAGAACTCATCCTGGAAATGCTGTCTGGGAGTTCTTCTATTTGTGAATCCGCCAAGTCAAGCTTGACTAGAGATTTTAGATCACCAATGGACTCGGGCAACTTCTTGAATGAACGGCATGAATCGAGAATAAGCTCTTTGAGAGAGCTCATCCTGGAAATGCTGTCTGGGAGTTCTTCTATTTGTGTATCCATCAAGTCAAGCTTGACTAGAGATTTTAGATCACCAATGGACTCGGGCAACTTCTTGAATGAACGGCACGAACCGAGAATAAGCTCTTTGAGAGAGCTCATCCTGGAAATGCTGTCTGGGAGTTCTTCTATTTGTGTATCCATCAAGTCAAGCTTGACTAGAGATTTTAGATCACTAATGGACTCGGGCAACTTCTTGAATGAATGGCACCAACGGAGAATAAGCTCTTTGAGAGAGCTCATCCTGGAAATGCTGTCTGGGAGTTCTTCTATTTGTGTATCCATCAAGTCAAGCTTGACTAGAGATTTTAGATCACCAATGGACTCGGGCAACTTCTTGAATGAATGGCACCAACGGAGAATAAGCTCTTTGAGAGAGCTCATCCTGGAAATGCTGTCTGGGAGTTCTTCTATTTGTGTATCCGTCAAGTCAAGCTTGACTAGAGATTTTAGATCACCAATGGACTCGGGCAACTTCTTGAATGAACGGCACGAATTGAGAATAAGCTCTTTGAGAGAGCTCATCCTGGAAATGCTGTCTGGGAGTTCTTCTATTTGTGTATCCGTCAAGTCAAGCTTGACTAGAGATTTTAGATCACCAATGGACTCGGGCAACTTCTTGAATGAACTGCACAAATGAAGAATAAGACTTTTGAGCTGACTTAACTGTCCGATGGATTCATCTAACCCATCCAAAGATGTGCAACGTTGAAGATCTAATTTCTCCAAATAAGGAAACCATGAAAAGTCTGGGGACTTAGATAAATGTTCACAGTGTCCAAGATTGAGaactttcaaattttggaatccctgtcaaacaaagagaaaacacacacacatatatatatatatatatattactatattACTATCAATAAAACTTACTAatcaaatgagaaaataaagttAAATACTATACCTGATTTTCATCTTGAGGTCTGATATTCCAAACATGTTCAATACGGCTATCCGATAGGTTGAGATAAACTAATCTCTTATGATAGAAATTGGTAGGTAAAGTATCTGTAGGTATGTATTTCCACTCTAAACATCTTAACGCAGAGGGAAATTGTGAAAGGTCTCCCACAAAGTTTGTTGAACTAATGTCAAGAAATCTTATATTAGGCATCATCTTAAAAGGTTCACTAGTGACCTCAATAGGCGTCTTTGAGTGATAGCGGAGACTCATTCCTTCTATCATATTAGTCCCCTATAATAGAAAATAACTCAAGTAAATAGAAattgatgggaaaaaaaaaaaaaaagagagagaaaagtgataAAAACACATCCCATGTCATTTGAAACGACGTAGTAAAGGCTATGGATAGCATCCAAATCATTGTacaaaagaattttaaaatgtgGAACTGTGCATTAATGTGCCATGCTTTTATTGTGCTTGGTTgcaatgtaattttttataatgCGCGCACGCACacgcacagagagagagagagagagagagagagagagagagagagagagagagagagagagagagagagagagagagagagagagagagagagagagagagaggcatgcaTTTTGGTCTTACCTTATGTTCTTGTAGTACTTCCATGATTTCACCATCAGACCATAACCTACTACGTTTTCCCGGCTCCATACGGCTTTCTTCTAAGACAATTTCTCTTCCCATATCTCGAATATGATCATGCATTGCCAAGTATTCACCTTTCCAACTATCTTCAAATTTTAGAAGGGATCTTTTTATTAATCTGCATATTGATGATTTTGGATGATAGCCACAAGCTTCCCATATGGAAATTACAATTTCTTTCTTCCATCCAATGAAAAAGCATGCAGCATCAAGAAATATGGCCTTTTGATAATCATTTTCTAGGTTGTCATAGCTTATCTTCAACCTTCTCTGGACTTCTACAGGAGGAATTTCTTTCAAAGTCTGTAATGTACTTTCCCATGTTTCTTTGTCGCTATGGTCTGACAGATAAGACCCAAACACCTCTAGAGTTAAAGGCAACCCTTCAGAATGTATTGCCACATCACGTGAGAGTTGCATATATTCTTCAGGAGGTTGTTTGCTTTGAAAGGCATGGCAACTAAATAGTTGAAGAGAATTCTCATGATCTAGAAATGGGGGTCTATATATTTTATCTATACTGACTTTAGCTATgttcaaaatattttcatctcTCGTTGTGATTATGACCCGACTTCCTTGACCAAACCAATTGAGCCCACCAGCCAAAGCACCAATCTG
This window encodes:
- the LOC122082149 gene encoding alpha-galactosidase mel1-like — translated: MVKDGEMLRPSKRPRLPDLNDDEATGPSLSLALNSEVNHPTNDEQTCNATAVMVEDGEMINLICNNSNVLANANTDIRELSEALPAGQDADTPPRGWNSYDSFSWIISEEDFLRNAEIISHSLLAHGYKYVVVDFLWYRRNVDGSSVDSAGYDVIDEWGRVIPDPDRWPSSKGGKGFSEVAKKVHAMGLKFGIHVMRGISTQAVNANTPILDVTKGGPYEESGKQFNAHDIGRGDRACSWMSQCFTLVDTNSGAGKAFLRSLYHQYAAWGVDFVKHDCIFGDDLDVDEIRTVSEILRELDRPIVYSISPGTHATPAMAKNVNNFVNMYRITADDWDKWEDVAGHFSVSRCQRRAT